Proteins from a genomic interval of Enterococcus faecium:
- a CDS encoding DUF1576 domain-containing protein translates to MENETDVIYIHPQKRIVSQKRKYFYLGFTGAFFLFIGLLSGTPTDNWSGLLTILTSPSNLLTDYFALGGFGSAFINVGILTLLSVLLAYRHKVILNGPLFASILTVTGFSFFGKNLYNSISIILGVYLYAVFVNKPFSQYIMIGLFGSALSPVVSYITFGMRFPLLIGILLGNLAGIAIGLLLPPLAAQTLVFHRGFTLYNIGFTSGLIAMTFTAVLRLFSYSIVENTLVSNEYHFPLIWIIFGFFSLTVGIGFYYNSFRLSGIREIFDSSGKLTTDFIANSGIGATLINMGLVGLMLSSYVLLVGGQLNGPVIGAILSAIGFSAFGCHLKNSFPILVGIFIASLFGTFHEITSTGMLVAGVFGTGLAPISGFYGSFYGVIAGVLHIALVHNVSTLHGGLNLYNSGFSTGFVAGILVPILDNFTAVRKEKKTLGKRIIKKNHR, encoded by the coding sequence ATGGAAAACGAAACTGACGTTATTTATATTCATCCTCAAAAACGAATCGTTTCACAGAAAAGAAAGTATTTTTATCTTGGTTTTACAGGTGCTTTTTTTCTTTTTATTGGCTTGCTTTCTGGTACTCCTACTGATAATTGGAGTGGATTGCTAACTATTCTTACCTCGCCAAGCAATCTTTTGACAGATTATTTTGCTTTAGGCGGTTTCGGAAGCGCATTCATAAATGTAGGGATTTTGACCTTACTTTCTGTGCTTTTAGCTTATCGGCACAAGGTGATTTTAAACGGTCCCTTATTTGCTTCGATTCTAACAGTTACCGGTTTCTCTTTTTTTGGCAAAAACCTTTATAATTCTATCTCAATCATTTTAGGTGTGTATCTATACGCTGTATTTGTCAATAAACCTTTTTCTCAGTACATCATGATCGGACTGTTTGGTAGCGCATTATCACCGGTCGTTAGTTATATCACTTTTGGTATGCGTTTTCCTTTACTGATAGGTATTTTATTGGGGAATTTAGCTGGCATAGCAATTGGTCTACTTCTTCCGCCCTTAGCTGCTCAAACTTTAGTTTTCCATCGTGGATTCACACTTTATAATATTGGATTCACCTCTGGGTTGATTGCGATGACTTTTACTGCTGTTTTGAGGTTATTCAGCTATTCAATCGTCGAAAATACATTGGTTTCCAATGAATATCACTTTCCTCTCATTTGGATTATTTTTGGCTTTTTTTCGCTGACAGTCGGAATTGGTTTCTATTATAATTCCTTTCGGCTTTCGGGGATTCGAGAGATTTTCGATTCATCTGGAAAATTAACAACTGATTTCATTGCTAATTCTGGTATTGGTGCTACTTTGATCAACATGGGCTTAGTTGGTCTGATGCTGTCTTCTTATGTTTTACTGGTTGGCGGTCAGTTAAATGGACCTGTCATCGGTGCTATTTTATCTGCGATTGGTTTCAGTGCTTTTGGTTGTCATTTAAAAAACAGTTTTCCGATACTAGTCGGAATATTTATTGCTTCTTTGTTTGGAACTTTTCATGAGATCACCAGTACTGGCATGCTTGTGGCAGGTGTGTTTGGGACAGGTCTCGCGCCCATAAGCGGTTTTTACGGCAGTTTTTACGGTGTAATAGCTGGTGTGCTACATATTGCTCTTGTCCATAACGTCAGCACTTTACACGGAGGACTAAATCTATATAACAGTGGTTTTTCAACTGGTTTCGTTGCAGGTATCCTTGTACCGATACTAGATAACTTTACCGCTGTCAGAAAGGAAAAAAAGACACTTGGAAAAAGAATTATCAAAAAGAATCATCGATGA
- a CDS encoding TetR/AcrR family transcriptional regulator — MRRKVYTKDQILKAAYDVVAKEGFKGFTARNIAKKMGISTQPIYLEFKNMEDLKNTLLDSIFEQLKEDVFPIERTGDKIIDLGLNYIYFAKKHHSLYMALYIDEHGDGKKIHDFSYNYFCEIVKEDERYNQLSDEYVDALHTGTWVAVTGLASLMSSNIMHPTEEQIIALIKRTIDSILALDNPEIIR, encoded by the coding sequence ATGAGAAGAAAAGTCTATACCAAGGATCAAATTCTAAAAGCTGCTTATGATGTTGTTGCAAAGGAAGGGTTTAAAGGATTTACTGCGAGAAATATTGCTAAAAAGATGGGGATTTCGACACAGCCGATTTATCTGGAATTCAAAAACATGGAAGATTTAAAAAATACGTTGCTGGATTCTATCTTTGAACAACTAAAAGAAGATGTTTTCCCTATTGAACGTACTGGTGATAAAATCATTGATCTCGGTTTGAACTATATCTACTTTGCAAAAAAGCATCATAGTCTTTACATGGCATTGTACATTGATGAACATGGGGACGGAAAGAAAATTCATGATTTTTCATACAATTATTTCTGTGAAATAGTTAAAGAAGATGAAAGATACAATCAATTATCGGATGAATATGTCGATGCTCTGCATACTGGTACGTGGGTAGCAGTGACTGGCTTAGCGTCATTGATGTCATCAAATATCATGCATCCAACAGAAGAACAAATCATTGCACTGATCAAACGGACAATTGACTCGATTTTAGCATTAGATAATCCTGAAATAATCAGATAG
- the asnB gene encoding asparagine synthase (glutamine-hydrolyzing), which yields MCGIVGFVNDKDNKKTIINTMMDRIVHRGPNSSGEYIDKHVALGFRRLSIIDLEGGTQPIYNEDRTKIIIFNGEIYNYQPLREELIAAGHVFQTHADTEVLLHGYEEWGTELLQKIRGMFAFAIWDNEKNELFGARDHFGIKPYYYAEMNGTFMFGSEIKSFLPHPDFNKELNKEALKPYMTFQYSPLNGETFFKDVYRLPEGHYYTYKDGKLDIQQYWDADFETKETHSRQEWIEKIDETVQASIEAHTVSDVEVGSFLSSGVDSSYVTSVLKPDHSFSIGFDDKTYNEAIEARKLTELLDLDNTAAVIDGDMSFKAFPLIQYHLDEPDSNPSCVPLYFLANLASQSVRVVQSGEGADELFAGYQTYGFHTNSKFIRVIAQGLKKLPKGTRYNLGRKIGKMKNFHGRIHLYESLAPAKEYFIGHARVFEESEASEVLTPKYQTAPSVDEIMTVHYEKTEGIKDEVNKMQYVDLHQWMPKDILLKADKLSMASSLEVRVPLLDIEVMKLAQQIPSKFLLNQNNTKDIFRQAANKHLPEEWSNRVKLGFPVPIKAWLKEEHGYEQVKALFEADFAKEFFDQEKIMKLLDDHHEGRKEEQRKIWTIFSFLTWYKVYFVDETIPQAEAIDYVTV from the coding sequence ATGTGCGGTATTGTAGGTTTTGTTAACGACAAGGACAACAAAAAAACAATTATTAATACAATGATGGATCGAATCGTTCACCGTGGACCTAATAGTTCAGGAGAATATATCGATAAACATGTTGCTTTAGGATTCAGAAGATTAAGTATTATTGACTTAGAGGGCGGTACTCAGCCTATTTACAATGAAGATCGGACAAAGATCATTATTTTTAATGGCGAAATCTATAATTACCAGCCTTTGAGAGAAGAATTGATTGCAGCTGGCCACGTTTTTCAAACACATGCAGATACAGAAGTCCTTTTGCATGGTTACGAAGAATGGGGAACAGAATTATTGCAAAAGATCCGCGGAATGTTTGCTTTTGCTATTTGGGATAATGAAAAGAATGAGTTATTCGGTGCAAGAGACCACTTTGGGATCAAACCATATTATTATGCAGAAATGAACGGAACATTTATGTTTGGTTCAGAAATCAAAAGTTTTCTGCCTCATCCTGATTTTAACAAAGAATTGAACAAAGAAGCGTTGAAACCTTATATGACTTTCCAATATTCTCCATTAAACGGCGAAACATTCTTCAAAGATGTCTATCGTTTGCCTGAAGGCCATTATTATACGTATAAAGATGGAAAACTAGACATTCAGCAATATTGGGATGCAGATTTTGAAACAAAAGAAACGCATTCCCGACAAGAATGGATCGAAAAAATCGACGAAACCGTTCAAGCTTCTATTGAAGCACATACGGTCAGTGATGTAGAAGTTGGTTCTTTCTTATCCAGCGGGGTTGATTCCAGTTATGTAACCTCTGTATTGAAACCAGATCATTCTTTCTCAATCGGGTTTGATGATAAAACCTATAATGAAGCGATTGAAGCCAGAAAACTAACCGAACTATTGGATTTAGATAATACAGCAGCAGTGATCGACGGAGACATGTCGTTCAAAGCATTCCCTTTGATCCAGTATCACTTAGATGAACCTGATTCAAATCCTTCTTGCGTACCTTTGTACTTTTTAGCAAATCTTGCTTCACAAAGCGTGCGGGTAGTCCAATCTGGAGAAGGGGCGGATGAACTGTTTGCGGGATACCAAACGTATGGATTCCATACGAATTCAAAATTCATCCGTGTGATTGCTCAAGGATTGAAAAAATTACCAAAAGGAACACGCTATAATTTAGGACGTAAAATCGGAAAAATGAAAAATTTCCATGGACGGATCCATTTATATGAATCACTTGCTCCTGCAAAAGAATATTTTATCGGTCATGCTCGAGTGTTCGAAGAATCAGAAGCATCAGAAGTGTTGACACCAAAATATCAAACAGCACCATCTGTGGATGAAATCATGACTGTTCATTACGAGAAAACAGAAGGAATCAAAGATGAAGTCAATAAGATGCAATATGTCGATCTTCATCAATGGATGCCAAAAGATATCTTGTTGAAGGCAGATAAACTTTCTATGGCAAGTTCTTTGGAAGTCCGAGTACCTTTATTGGATATCGAAGTCATGAAATTGGCTCAACAAATACCAAGTAAGTTCTTATTGAATCAAAACAACACAAAAGATATTTTCAGACAAGCTGCGAACAAACATCTTCCGGAAGAATGGTCGAATCGTGTGAAATTAGGATTCCCTGTGCCAATCAAAGCTTGGTTGAAAGAAGAACACGGCTACGAACAAGTCAAAGCATTATTCGAAGCAGATTTTGCAAAAGAATTTTTTGATCAAGAAAAAATCATGAAGTTGCTAGATGACCATCACGAAGGACGTAAAGAAGAGCAAAGAAAAATCTGGACAATCTTCAGTTTCTTGACATGGTATAAAGTCTACTTTGTAGATGAAACGATTCCGCAAGCAGAAGCAATCGACTATGTGACTGTTTGA
- a CDS encoding DUF2188 domain-containing protein, translating to MPWNMKDFPASMKNLDKLTRKKAIDIANALLDEGYPDSRAIPIAIDQAKEWYENASESERRTFEKEKNPSKSDKHDTNPRAGKLLDSDVIVEYAEEQWIVKSKGAKKASNHFDTKKEAIEKGKQVAQNKESTLVIYKKDGTKEKEIDY from the coding sequence ATGCCATGGAACATGAAGGACTTTCCTGCATCAATGAAAAACTTAGATAAACTGACAAGAAAAAAGGCGATCGACATCGCAAATGCTCTATTAGACGAGGGTTACCCTGATAGCCGTGCGATCCCAATTGCCATTGATCAAGCAAAAGAGTGGTATGAAAATGCTAGTGAATCAGAAAGACGAACATTCGAAAAAGAAAAAAATCCAAGTAAGTCGGATAAACATGATACGAATCCTCGTGCCGGAAAATTGCTTGATTCAGATGTGATCGTAGAATATGCCGAAGAACAATGGATCGTGAAATCTAAAGGAGCAAAAAAGGCTAGCAACCATTTTGATACAAAGAAAGAAGCGATCGAAAAAGGAAAGCAAGTAGCACAAAACAAAGAATCAACTTTGGTCATTTATAAAAAAGATGGGACAAAAGAAAAAGAAATCGATTATTGA
- the rpmG gene encoding 50S ribosomal protein L33: MGGKIMRVNITLECTSCKERNYLTSKNKRNNPDRLEKQKYCPRERKVTLHRETK; encoded by the coding sequence ATGGGAGGGAAAATCATGCGCGTAAACATCACTTTAGAGTGTACTTCTTGTAAAGAACGTAACTATCTAACAAGCAAAAACAAACGTAACAATCCTGATCGTTTGGAAAAACAAAAATATTGCCCACGCGAACGCAAAGTTACTTTGCACCGTGAAACAAAATAA
- a CDS encoding dihydrofolate reductase produces MFISMWAQDKNGLIGKNGLLPWRLPNDMRFFREHTMDRILVMGRKTYEGMGDLSLPYRHIIVLTTQPNFRTKENAEVMHSIDELLSYSQTISEDIYVSGGSRIFQELLPYTGRIWRTLIDSTFEGDTYIGNIDFSDFALIEEYEGITDQENLYAHRFQKWERVKNRVASKEE; encoded by the coding sequence ATGTTTATTTCCATGTGGGCACAAGATAAAAATGGTCTGATCGGCAAAAATGGTTTGTTACCATGGCGATTGCCAAATGATATGCGTTTCTTTCGCGAACATACAATGGATCGAATTTTAGTGATGGGAAGAAAGACCTATGAAGGAATGGGGGATCTTTCACTTCCTTATCGTCATATCATCGTGTTGACAACGCAACCAAATTTCCGTACGAAAGAAAATGCGGAAGTAATGCATTCGATTGATGAACTTTTGTCGTATAGTCAAACGATCTCAGAAGATATCTATGTTTCGGGTGGTAGTCGGATTTTTCAAGAACTTCTTCCTTACACTGGTCGGATCTGGCGAACATTGATCGATAGCACGTTTGAAGGCGATACGTATATTGGGAATATTGATTTTTCAGACTTCGCCCTTATAGAGGAGTATGAGGGGATAACGGATCAAGAAAATCTATATGCCCATCGTTTTCAAAAATGGGAAAGAGTAAAAAATAGGGTTGCTTCAAAAGAAGAATAA
- a CDS encoding ABC transporter substrate-binding protein, translated as MKLKTKVFTLSSILLLAGVLSACSPSSDKETATTANSTTSSNSTHTVTDTLGHKVEIPNAPKRIIGSYLEDYLIALGEKPIAQWTVGSGSIQDYLQDDLKDVPTISYDLPYEKVLSFEPDLLLISSSATVEGGKYEQYSKIAPTYVVKNGTDVTWEEQLKDVGKALAKEKEAEKIISDYQKSIKKTREELADKIENKTAAVLWVTNNSAFMVSKNRSSGRIVYDDLEFGVPDLVEEVSKKATSDWSAVSSEKLAELDADYIILVNSDKDAAMFNEPSWKNLKAVTDNHVLQFGPESSWLYNGPIASQEMVNDIKEKLN; from the coding sequence ATGAAATTAAAAACAAAAGTATTCACATTATCTAGCATATTGCTGCTGGCTGGAGTACTGAGCGCTTGCTCCCCCTCTTCAGATAAAGAAACAGCTACAACTGCCAATTCGACGACTTCATCCAATAGTACTCATACAGTCACAGATACACTTGGACATAAAGTAGAGATTCCAAACGCGCCCAAACGGATCATCGGCAGTTACTTAGAAGACTATCTGATTGCACTAGGGGAAAAACCTATCGCCCAGTGGACTGTTGGCAGTGGTTCCATTCAAGATTATCTGCAAGATGATTTAAAGGATGTCCCAACGATTTCTTATGACCTTCCTTATGAGAAAGTGTTAAGCTTTGAACCTGATTTGCTGTTGATTTCTTCTTCCGCTACTGTCGAAGGCGGGAAATACGAACAATATAGCAAAATCGCGCCAACTTATGTTGTAAAAAACGGAACAGATGTCACATGGGAAGAACAACTAAAAGATGTCGGCAAAGCTTTGGCAAAAGAAAAAGAGGCAGAAAAAATCATTTCCGATTATCAAAAATCCATCAAGAAAACTCGAGAAGAACTAGCAGATAAAATCGAGAACAAGACAGCTGCAGTGTTGTGGGTGACCAACAACTCAGCCTTTATGGTCAGCAAAAATCGGTCAAGTGGAAGAATCGTATACGACGATCTGGAATTTGGTGTTCCTGATCTAGTGGAAGAGGTCTCCAAAAAAGCCACTTCTGACTGGTCTGCTGTTTCCTCTGAAAAGCTAGCTGAATTAGATGCTGACTACATCATCCTTGTGAACAGTGACAAAGATGCTGCCATGTTCAATGAACCAAGCTGGAAGAATCTTAAAGCAGTGACAGACAATCATGTACTGCAATTCGGACCTGAATCTAGCTGGCTATATAACGGACCTATTGCCAGTCAGGAAATGGTCAATGATATCAAAGAAAAACTAAATTGA
- a CDS encoding ABC transporter ATP-binding protein, with protein sequence MTRLRAADIAAGYENKKIIENMSVTIPEGKITSLIGPNGSGKSTLLKSFTRILPVKSGKIIVNNSDISTYSSKELAKKIALLAQTSEHPTGMTVEEVVSYGRYPYQKLFSGMDTQDHEAIEWALDATGLAGFRMRDIATLSGGQTQRVWIAMALAQETDILILDEPTTFLDPAHQLEILQLLTEINQMKQTTILMSIHDINHASRFSDYLLAMKNGKLITEGTPEEVITKECMKKIFEIDATIVTLPRTNKPVFLTYDLLPKEQEDQL encoded by the coding sequence ATGACGAGATTAAGAGCAGCTGACATTGCAGCCGGCTACGAAAACAAAAAAATCATTGAAAACATGTCTGTTACGATTCCTGAAGGGAAAATCACTAGTTTGATTGGGCCAAATGGAAGTGGAAAATCTACTTTATTGAAAAGTTTTACCCGTATACTACCTGTGAAATCAGGAAAGATCATTGTCAATAACTCTGATATCTCTACATACAGTTCAAAAGAACTTGCAAAAAAAATTGCATTATTAGCACAAACTAGTGAACACCCTACAGGTATGACAGTAGAAGAAGTAGTATCTTACGGACGATACCCTTATCAAAAACTGTTCAGTGGCATGGACACGCAAGATCATGAAGCAATCGAGTGGGCGTTGGATGCTACAGGTCTAGCTGGATTTCGTATGCGGGATATCGCAACGCTGTCTGGTGGACAAACCCAGCGTGTCTGGATCGCTATGGCGCTTGCTCAGGAAACAGATATCTTGATCTTGGATGAACCGACAACATTTTTAGATCCGGCACACCAATTAGAGATCCTACAGTTATTGACTGAAATCAATCAAATGAAACAAACAACGATCTTGATGTCGATTCATGACATTAATCATGCTTCACGTTTTTCAGATTATTTATTAGCAATGAAAAACGGTAAGTTGATCACAGAAGGTACACCTGAAGAAGTGATCACAAAAGAGTGTATGAAAAAAATATTTGAGATTGATGCAACGATTGTCACGCTTCCAAGAACAAATAAACCAGTTTTTCTAACCTATGATTTGTTGCCAAAAGAGCAGGAGGATCAATTATGA
- a CDS encoding FecCD family ABC transporter permease, with product MRTMKKNRLLLLVCFVLLIIFFVALSNGAATVGKADFWQALFDFDRSKQSHQIIRNIRLPRVAGAFLVGSCFALSGALMQGVTRNPLADSGLLGINAGASLAMALSFAFWPKASDFSVFLMSLAGSFAVTLLVFGFLQFSKMGMNPLQLILAGVAISSFFTAISQALTQFFNLQQDLAFWFVGGAANITWKQLAVLFPLYILAVLVSFSLGKAISLIHLSETHALALGSHPKRTRLIVFCLVAVLAAIAVSLVGPVSFIGLLVPPVVRGMVGTDYRYVLPVSFLVGGGLVMLADFTARMINPPFETPFGLVIALIGVPFLLIQVRREQR from the coding sequence ATGAGGACTATGAAGAAAAATAGACTCCTGCTTTTGGTCTGTTTTGTTCTTTTGATTATTTTTTTTGTTGCTCTTTCAAATGGCGCAGCGACTGTGGGAAAAGCAGATTTTTGGCAGGCGTTGTTTGATTTTGATAGATCAAAACAAAGTCACCAAATCATACGAAATATTCGTTTGCCTCGTGTGGCGGGAGCATTTCTTGTAGGGAGTTGTTTTGCATTGAGCGGTGCATTGATGCAAGGAGTGACAAGAAATCCTTTAGCAGATTCAGGCTTACTAGGAATCAACGCGGGTGCTTCGTTGGCAATGGCCCTTAGTTTTGCTTTTTGGCCTAAAGCTTCTGATTTTTCTGTATTTCTAATGTCATTGGCAGGTTCTTTTGCTGTAACTTTGCTCGTATTTGGTTTTTTGCAGTTTTCGAAAATGGGCATGAATCCTTTACAGCTGATTTTAGCTGGCGTAGCTATTAGTTCTTTTTTTACTGCTATCAGCCAAGCACTGACCCAATTCTTTAATCTGCAGCAGGATCTTGCTTTTTGGTTTGTAGGCGGAGCTGCCAATATCACATGGAAACAATTAGCAGTATTGTTTCCTTTATATATACTTGCTGTTTTGGTTTCTTTTTCATTAGGAAAAGCAATATCTTTGATTCATTTGAGTGAAACACATGCATTAGCTCTTGGAAGTCATCCTAAACGAACGCGGTTGATTGTTTTCTGTCTAGTCGCAGTGTTGGCAGCCATAGCAGTTTCGTTAGTCGGTCCAGTCTCCTTTATTGGACTGTTGGTTCCGCCAGTTGTTCGTGGAATGGTTGGAACGGACTATCGTTATGTTCTACCTGTCTCTTTTTTAGTTGGCGGTGGATTGGTTATGTTGGCGGATTTTACAGCGAGGATGATCAATCCCCCTTTTGAAACACCTTTTGGATTAGTCATTGCATTGATTGGCGTTCCGTTTTTACTGATACAAGTAAGGAGGGAACAACGGTGA
- a CDS encoding FecCD family ABC transporter permease, whose amino-acid sequence MKKIYWTFYFLLFVLVILSIGSLMIGTPFIYLDQLFATFIGKESSSLALIVREFRVPRLLISLLAGACLGVSGYILQGVTRNELADSSILGINAGAGFLVMLYLGFFSHYSLPFLLLVVAFLGGVLAACCVYLAAYDRNGFLGMNRILLSGIAVNAGLSALTLLCTIQLSKENYGFVNAWLAGSIWGASWPYVWALLPWAVILIPLGGLYAQRIGLLSFGQERAQGLGLNVAKSQKILLLLAVALASGSVAVTGSLSFVGLLAPHAAKLVVRKENNWTFVLSGLFGSIFVLSADMVARVILPSGEVPTGILIALFGAPYFLYALFIRQKHALNS is encoded by the coding sequence GTGAAAAAAATATATTGGACGTTTTATTTCTTGCTTTTTGTACTTGTCATCCTGTCTATAGGTAGTTTAATGATTGGTACGCCTTTTATTTACCTGGATCAGCTTTTTGCCACGTTCATAGGGAAAGAATCATCTTCTTTGGCGCTGATTGTTAGAGAATTTCGAGTTCCTCGATTACTGATCAGTTTATTAGCAGGAGCTTGTCTTGGCGTTTCTGGTTATATCTTGCAAGGAGTAACAAGAAATGAATTGGCAGATTCTAGTATATTGGGCATTAATGCCGGAGCAGGATTTTTAGTGATGCTTTATTTAGGTTTCTTTTCGCACTATTCGCTGCCGTTTCTATTGCTAGTTGTAGCCTTTCTAGGTGGTGTTTTAGCTGCTTGCTGTGTCTATCTTGCGGCCTATGATCGAAATGGCTTTTTGGGTATGAATCGAATCTTATTGTCCGGTATTGCCGTTAATGCCGGCCTTTCTGCATTAACATTGCTATGCACGATCCAATTATCTAAGGAAAATTATGGATTTGTGAATGCATGGTTAGCGGGATCAATCTGGGGTGCGAGCTGGCCTTATGTTTGGGCATTGCTTCCATGGGCGGTTATCTTAATTCCGCTAGGAGGACTTTATGCACAGAGGATTGGATTGCTATCATTTGGTCAAGAACGCGCGCAAGGATTAGGCCTTAACGTGGCTAAAAGTCAAAAAATCCTTTTGTTGTTAGCTGTTGCTTTGGCAAGCGGTAGTGTAGCGGTGACAGGTAGTTTATCTTTTGTAGGACTACTAGCTCCTCATGCTGCGAAGCTAGTCGTACGTAAAGAAAATAACTGGACCTTTGTTCTGAGCGGTTTGTTCGGTTCCATTTTTGTGCTTAGTGCAGATATGGTTGCTAGAGTGATTCTACCAAGTGGGGAAGTACCTACAGGAATTTTGATTGCCCTTTTTGGTGCGCCATATTTTCTGTATGCACTTTTTATCAGACAAAAACACGCGCTGAACAGTTGA
- a CDS encoding 5-formyltetrahydrofolate cyclo-ligase, with product MDQLKVRLRRKGIEKLKNLAKSGKKKEKEQRIYKQLFASEYWKSAKVIGTTLSNEFELDTQPVIQRAEKEQKKIVVPKTLPKRQMAFYEMDEQSVLVRSSFGVLEPQSEKLYLPEMIDLLIVPGIIYNRAGYRIGFGGGYYDRYLNNFHKKTCSLVFREQLNEQWQPESFDQKIQQLFID from the coding sequence TTGGACCAATTGAAAGTAAGATTACGCCGGAAAGGAATCGAAAAGCTGAAAAATCTGGCCAAAAGTGGCAAGAAAAAGGAAAAAGAACAGCGAATCTATAAACAGCTATTCGCCAGCGAGTACTGGAAGTCAGCAAAAGTGATAGGGACGACTTTATCGAATGAATTTGAACTGGATACACAGCCGGTTATCCAACGAGCAGAAAAAGAACAAAAGAAAATAGTTGTACCTAAAACTTTGCCGAAACGTCAGATGGCGTTTTATGAAATGGATGAACAGTCCGTTCTTGTACGTTCGAGTTTTGGTGTTCTTGAGCCACAATCAGAGAAGCTCTATTTGCCGGAGATGATCGATCTCCTCATTGTACCAGGTATTATCTACAATAGAGCCGGTTATCGAATCGGTTTTGGCGGTGGTTATTACGACCGGTATTTAAATAATTTTCATAAAAAAACATGTAGCCTTGTTTTTCGTGAACAATTGAATGAACAATGGCAACCGGAGAGCTTTGATCAGAAGATCCAACAATTGTTTATTGACTAA
- a CDS encoding rhomboid family intramembrane serine protease, producing the protein MNYQQQIKLRAWLRRPLWTYAFLGIQTAVFLMMELFPRLEIPYYAGMYGPYLVHFNEWWRLVTPIFIHFGLMHFVMNSLILYFMGQQIEAIYGHWRFFLIYMFSGIMGNTASFAFNEANVLSGGASTSIFGLFGALFILGFHFKHNPAIQQLVRHFLLFIVLTFVFGLLDTSVDVWGHVGGLIGGLVLGNVLGLPKQQTSYSIHQRILSTLVFVFLFVICILLGLKKYGLLV; encoded by the coding sequence ATGAATTATCAACAGCAAATAAAATTGCGTGCATGGTTAAGACGACCGTTATGGACCTATGCTTTTTTAGGGATACAGACAGCGGTCTTCCTCATGATGGAATTATTTCCGCGACTTGAGATCCCTTATTATGCCGGAATGTATGGTCCTTATCTTGTTCACTTCAATGAATGGTGGCGTTTAGTGACACCAATCTTCATCCATTTTGGACTGATGCATTTCGTAATGAACTCACTGATACTGTATTTTATGGGGCAGCAAATCGAGGCAATCTATGGCCATTGGCGTTTTTTCTTGATTTATATGTTCAGCGGGATAATGGGAAATACAGCAAGCTTTGCTTTTAACGAAGCGAATGTTCTGTCTGGTGGTGCGAGTACTTCGATATTCGGTTTGTTCGGTGCGTTGTTTATCTTAGGGTTTCATTTTAAACATAACCCAGCGATCCAGCAGCTAGTCAGACATTTTCTTTTATTTATTGTGTTGACATTTGTTTTTGGTCTTCTGGATACCTCTGTAGATGTTTGGGGACATGTCGGTGGGCTAATTGGCGGATTAGTGTTAGGGAATGTTTTGGGTCTACCGAAACAACAGACAAGCTATTCGATACACCAAAGGATTCTTTCTACACTAGTTTTTGTATTTCTTTTTGTAATATGTATTTTACTGGGTTTAAAAAAATATGGTTTACTTGTATAA
- a CDS encoding YqgQ family protein, giving the protein MESLYDVQQLFKKFGIFIYVGARIYDIELMTIELRNLYDSRLIDHDTYMTAWRILKREHRIEESRKKGNL; this is encoded by the coding sequence ATGGAGAGCTTATATGATGTACAGCAGCTGTTCAAAAAATTTGGCATCTTTATCTATGTGGGTGCACGCATCTATGACATTGAATTAATGACTATCGAATTGCGTAATCTGTATGATAGCCGTTTGATTGATCATGATACATACATGACAGCGTGGCGCATATTAAAAAGAGAGCACCGAATTGAAGAAAGCCGAAAGAAAGGAAATTTGTAA